One Setaria viridis chromosome 3, Setaria_viridis_v4.0, whole genome shotgun sequence DNA window includes the following coding sequences:
- the LOC117849082 gene encoding cytochrome P450 89A2 has translation MEGSFLHVISPLVLSVATLIIAVLCNLLRHLNASKWPVINKESILRLLGIRLGDIPTTVILDSAVAVDALVRRADAFSDRPAGGGATTIISNGRLQIITTVPYGPHWVALRRNLTSEAFHPVRGLARAAPHRARALAALVAGIAARSAGGGGAVPVRECLYAALFALNAATCFGDGVDGALVEAMRAAQQEFLRILPSFRVFATFEKVARLLYRDRWKQLVHSRRRQEELYLPLIRARQEWRCTGGTTTAAAAASYVDTLLNLEVPDEGNPHGRRKLSDGEMVGLVSEYLGASTGTVLAVLEWTLANLVLRPDIQSRLRGEVEAAGGEACAYLRAVVMESLRRHPPVPSVQRHMSRDVVVGSTTVARGTLVNFSLEEIGRDSKIWTSPEEFIPDRFMPGGEGEGVRLTIGTKEAAKVMMMPFGAGRRICPGMGYATLHMEYFLANLVTAFEWHPVEGEAVDLKADHGFFTTMCNPLHARVVPRVKLA, from the exons ATGGAAGGCAGCTTTCTACATGTCATCTCACCCCTCGTTCTTTCTGTTGCCACCCTGATAATCGCGGTGCTTTGCAATCTCCTCAGGCATCTCAACGCAAGCAAGTGGCCGGTGATTAACAAGGAGTCCATCCTCCGCTTGCTTGGCATCCGCCTAGGCGACATACCGACGACCGTCATCCTGGACAGCGCCGTCGCGGTGGACGCGCTCGTCCGCCGCGCCGACGCCTTCTCCgaccgccccgccggcggcggcgccaccaccaTCATCTCCAACGGCCGGCTGCAGATCATCACCACCGTGCCGTACGGCCCGCACTGGGTCGCGCTCCGCCGGAACCTCACCTCCGAGGCGTTCCACCCCGTCCGCGGactcgcgcgcgccgcgccccaCCGCGCACGGGCGctcgccgccctcgtcgctgGCATCGCAGCGCGctccgcaggcggcggcggcgccgtgcccGTTCGCGAGTGCCTGTACGCCGCGCTGTTCGCGCTGAACGCGGCCACGTGCTTCGGCGACGGCGTGGATGGCGCGCTGGTCGAGGCCATGCGCGCCGCGCAGCAGGAGTTCCTACGAATCCTCCCCAGCTTCCGAGTGTTCGCCACGTTCGAGAAG GTCGCGAGGCTGCTGTACCGTGATAGATGGAAACAGCTGGTCCACTCCCGCCGGAGGCAAGAAGAGCTGTATCTCCCGTTGATCAGAGCACGCCAGGAGTGGCGATGTACCGGCGGCAcgactacggcggcggcggcggcgtcgtacgTGGACACTCTCCTGAACCTCGAGGTCCCGGACGAAGGAAACCCACACGGGCGGCGGAAGCTCTCCGACGGTGAGATGGTGGGCCTCGTTTCAGAGTACCTAGGCGCGTCGACGGGGACGGTCCTCGCCGTGCTGGAGTGGACGCTGGCGAACCTTGTGCTGCGGCCGGACATTCAGAGCCGGCTGCgcggcgaggtcgaggcggccggcggcgaggcgtgcGCGTACCTGCGGGCGGTGGTGATGGAGTCGCTGCGGCGGCACCCGCCGGTCCCTTCGGTGCAGCGGCACATGAGCCGCGACGTGGTGGTCGGTAGCACGACGGTCGCGCGGGGCACCTTGGTCAACTTCTCTCTGGAAGAAATCGGCAGAGATAGCAAG ATATGGACATCCCCAGAAGAGTTCATTCCGGACCGGTTCATGCCTGGCGGGGAAGGAGAAGGCGTACGGTTGACCATTGGAACCAAGGAGGCAGcaaaggtgatgatgatgccgtTTGGGGCCGGACGAAGGATATGCCCGGGAATGGGATACGCGACACTTCACATGGAGTACTTCCTCGCTAATCTGGTCACGGCCTTCGAGTGGCATCCGGTCGAAGGGGAAGCGGTCGATTTGAAAGCAGACCATGGCTTTTTCACCACCATGTGTAATCCGCTCCACGCACGGGTTGTACCGAGGGTTAAACTAGCATGA
- the LOC117847878 gene encoding uncharacterized protein gives MPPAPRPSPGARGGAATPPSKPQSPLRITHDGGFYARLLTKESSLGNPSFRYYGAGPGAVPFVWESQPGTPKDAYSSSRMLAAGAAAPAITPPPSYHLRGGAAPGHGSRRHGRARGKYCGYKLRWVKVGFIATVFRRLAFGKSCRSSAAAAASVKSSSSTRWLFSGSSATEARDQEYGCGYEPAPPTKRVLCLGIRPSPWLVQFCGGDRKEPGWVYGWRP, from the coding sequence atgccgCCAGCTCCCCGTCCCAgccccggcgcccgcggcggcgcggcgacgccGCCCAGCAAGCCGCAGAGCCCGCTCCGCATCACGCACGACGGCGGGTTCTACGCGCGCCTGCTCACCAAGGAGTCCTCCCTCGGCAACCCGTCCTTCCGCTACTACGGCGCGGGGCCCGGCGCCGTGCCCTTCGTGTGGGAGTCGCAGCCGGGCACTCCCAAGGACGCCTACTCCTCCTCCCGGATGCtggccgcgggcgccgccgcgccggccatcACCCCGCCGCCCTCCTACCACCTccgtggcggcgcggcgccgggccACGGCTCCCGGCGCCACGGCAGGGCCCGCGGCAAGTACTGCGGGTACAAGCTCAGGTGGGTCAAGGTCGGCTTCATCGCCACCGtcttccgccgcctcgccttcgGTAAGTCCTGCaggtcctcggcggcggcggcggcgtcggtcaAGTCCTCGTCGTCCACCCGCTGGCTCTTCTCCGGCTCCAGCGCCACCGAAGCCCGCGACCAGGAGTATGGCTGCGGCTAcgagccggcgccgccgacgaagAGGGTGCTCTGCCTCGGCATCCGTCCCAGCCCATGGCTCGTGCAGTTCTGCGGCGGCGACCGCAAGGAGCCCGGCTGGGTGTACGGCTGGCGCCCCTAg